A genomic stretch from Candidatus Neomarinimicrobiota bacterium includes:
- a CDS encoding undecaprenyl-diphosphate phosphatase: MTLNESVWLGVLQGLTEFLPVSSSGHLVIMQKILGIEESGIAFEIFVHFGTLLSIIVMFRKDVIELSGSLFRALRSPGNLRRKYMEDKRFRMLSVILLATVPAGIVGVLFKSSFERFFNDTNFVGYAFLVTGMILFVTKFAVEKTSEVRSGRAFIIGAAQAFAIFPGISRSGSTISAAMLSGVSGEEAARFSFLLAIPAIGGATLLQLTELIGNGYGSINMTVSGAGILSSFLTGSAAIWILMRIIRRGKIHYFSWYCFSAGIATLIII; the protein is encoded by the coding sequence TTGACGTTAAATGAATCTGTGTGGCTCGGAGTGCTGCAAGGATTGACAGAATTTCTACCGGTTAGCAGTTCAGGCCATTTGGTAATAATGCAAAAAATACTTGGGATAGAAGAAAGTGGAATCGCGTTCGAGATATTTGTTCATTTCGGAACTCTATTGAGTATCATAGTTATGTTCAGGAAAGACGTTATTGAATTGTCCGGATCGCTGTTCAGAGCGCTGCGTTCGCCGGGTAACCTCCGGAGAAAATATATGGAGGACAAGCGATTCAGGATGTTATCCGTGATTTTGTTAGCTACCGTTCCGGCTGGTATAGTGGGAGTTCTTTTTAAATCTTCCTTCGAGAGGTTCTTCAACGATACGAATTTCGTGGGATACGCTTTCCTGGTGACAGGAATGATACTCTTTGTAACAAAATTCGCGGTCGAAAAAACATCGGAAGTCAGATCGGGGCGCGCTTTTATTATCGGTGCGGCGCAAGCGTTCGCAATTTTTCCGGGCATTTCACGTTCCGGTTCCACCATAAGCGCAGCAATGCTGAGCGGCGTATCGGGAGAGGAGGCAGCCCGTTTCTCGTTTTTGCTCGCTATTCCGGCTATTGGCGGAGCGACGCTGCTTCAGCTGACTGAACTGATTGGAAACGGTTACGGCAGCATAAATATGACGGTTTCGGGCGCCGGCATTTTATCGTCGTTCCTGACGGGCAGTGCGGCAATCTGGATTTTGATGAGAATAATAAGAAGAGGAAAGATTCATTATTTTTCGTGGTACTGTTTCAGTGCGGGAATCGCCACGCTAATTATTATCTGA
- a CDS encoding sodium-dependent transporter, with product MSEQREIFSSRWALVLASLGMAIGAGNIWRFPRIAAQNGGGSFLIPWIIFLFLWSIPLIIVEYSMGRKSRKGVIGSFIKIMGPKYAWMGAFVAFCTMGIMFYYSVVTGWSIRYFVLSLTGGLSGLDHAAEWSRYTSSGYGPVFFHLIAMGIGSIVIFKGVKGGIEKANKIIVPSLFLLLIIAAIRALTLPGAAEGLNYLFSVDFEKLKDYRIWLEALSQSAWSTGAGWGLLMTYAVYMDKREDIVLNSFIAGLGNNSASLLAALAVIPTVFALSASASVAMESLGAGNTGLTFIVIPQLFEKMPGGGFFEILFFLALSLAAFSSLLAMIELSTRILMDMGLSRKKSIGIIGTGGFLLGIPSALSLGIFNNQDWVWGIGLMLSGLFVSLAVIKYGAEKFRVELINVKGNDIQVGRWFTYIIKWLIPIEFAVMIGWWFYRSATEFDPEAIWNPFHTYNIGTTLAQWGIVLILFLVLNKLLVRLTSKGEA from the coding sequence TTGAGCGAGCAAAGGGAAATATTCAGTTCGAGGTGGGCGCTTGTGTTGGCATCTCTCGGTATGGCAATCGGAGCCGGAAACATATGGCGGTTTCCAAGGATCGCCGCTCAAAACGGCGGCGGCTCTTTTCTAATACCCTGGATCATATTTCTGTTTTTGTGGTCGATACCGCTCATAATAGTAGAGTATTCGATGGGAAGAAAATCCCGGAAAGGGGTGATCGGATCATTTATCAAAATAATGGGTCCTAAGTATGCCTGGATGGGCGCATTTGTCGCATTCTGCACAATGGGTATCATGTTTTATTATTCTGTTGTAACGGGCTGGAGCATCAGATATTTTGTTCTCTCACTGACGGGAGGACTGAGCGGACTGGACCATGCCGCCGAATGGAGCAGGTATACTTCTTCCGGTTATGGTCCCGTGTTTTTCCACCTGATCGCCATGGGAATCGGTTCGATAGTCATTTTCAAAGGTGTTAAGGGCGGCATTGAAAAAGCTAACAAGATAATTGTCCCGTCTCTGTTCTTGCTGCTGATCATAGCCGCGATAAGAGCATTGACGCTTCCGGGAGCGGCAGAAGGCTTAAACTATTTATTCAGCGTGGACTTCGAGAAATTGAAAGATTACAGGATTTGGCTTGAGGCACTATCGCAATCGGCATGGTCGACAGGCGCCGGTTGGGGATTATTGATGACATATGCGGTGTACATGGATAAAAGAGAAGATATAGTGCTAAACTCATTCATAGCGGGGCTTGGTAATAATTCCGCATCTCTGCTCGCGGCTTTAGCCGTAATTCCGACTGTCTTTGCGCTCTCGGCTTCGGCATCGGTAGCCATGGAATCGCTTGGAGCCGGGAACACCGGCTTGACGTTTATAGTAATTCCTCAATTATTCGAAAAGATGCCGGGAGGAGGGTTCTTCGAAATACTATTCTTTTTGGCGCTTTCTCTTGCAGCATTTTCGTCGCTGCTCGCCATGATAGAACTTTCGACGAGGATACTCATGGACATGGGTCTGAGTCGAAAGAAATCAATCGGCATAATCGGCACCGGCGGATTTCTGCTCGGGATACCATCCGCGCTCTCGCTGGGAATATTCAACAATCAGGATTGGGTTTGGGGAATAGGATTGATGCTGAGCGGACTGTTTGTTTCTTTAGCAGTTATAAAGTACGGTGCGGAGAAATTCAGAGTGGAGCTGATAAACGTCAAAGGTAATGACATTCAGGTGGGGAGATGGTTTACTTATATTATTAAATGGTTAATACCGATCGAATTTGCCGTTATGATAGGCTGGTGGTTCTACCGGTCTGCCACTGAATTCGACCCCGAGGCAATCTGGAACCCGTTTCATACCTATAACATCGGAACAACCCTTGCGCAATGGGGAATCGTGCTGATCTTATTTTTGGTTTTGAACAAGCTTCTCGTCAGGCTTACGTCTAAAGGAGAGGCATAG
- a CDS encoding MetS family NSS transporter small subunit: MEIGTIVMMVLLLGFVWGGFAFSIKLAIKKNKEKKEIEE; the protein is encoded by the coding sequence ATGGAAATAGGAACAATTGTTATGATGGTATTACTTTTAGGATTTGTGTGGGGTGGTTTTGCCTTCTCTATCAAGTTAGCGATAAAAAAGAATAAAGAGAAAAAAGAGATTGAAGAATAA